The uncultured Bacteroides sp. genome includes the window CAGCATGAAAAGTAAAACATGGAGCATTATTAACGAAACATTCTCTGGTTCTATTAACAGCTATCCTGATAGTTATTTAAAGAAAGGTAATACAATCGTTAATTTGGCATCTGACAACGAAATAATTTCAGATGGGGTAATCGTGTCCCGCCCAATGAAATTAGACTCTGAGGGGCTAAAAACAATTACTCAGGCAATACATAGAGGATCATTTAATAATGGAAATGTACAAACGATCCTCTATGGTTCCAGAGACCTTATAAATTACTCGGTAGTAACATCCAGTGCAAATCACAAGATGAACGCCCATGGAAGCCCGTATAAGTATTATGTGATAGTTATCAAGTCAACATTAACCGTTGGCGAACATATCTCCGGAACATCAATTTTAGTAGAAGAGAAATTCAATAACAAGTTGCGATGAAAAGAAAGAAAATGTATGTATCCGGAGCGATATCCGGATACAGTCCGATTTTGGTTAAAACGAAATTCAATGAAGCGGAGCGGGTGGTCTCCGCTCTTGGTTTCTCTCCGGTCAATCCATTGAATAACGGTATAGACGAATGTCACTCATGGACGATACACATGATAGCCGACATTCTTATACTGATAAGATGCCGGCATGTTTATTTTCAGAAAGATTGGGAATACTCCAGAGGAGCCATGATAGAATTCAAGATTGCTAAGTGCCTCAAGATGAAACTGTATTTTGAGACGAAGAGTTATTTCGTAAATAAAACAAAATGGCATGTGGTGGAGAATGGAGATAAAACGTATCGTGTATCACATAAAAGATAGCACAAAAAAGAGAGGGCTAAACAACTCTCTCTTTCCCTGAAAAACAACCTAACCTATGAAAATGAAAAACTAAAACGGCCTCAATGGCCTCCTGACTGCCTTTGTTCTTGAATTTAAATATCTTTTCATCTTTAACAACTCTTCATCTGCCTTCATTTTATACAATTCAAACTCATCTTTCTTGGTTATCGTAAACCATTCAAAAAGAACCATGTCGACCATGTATTCATGCGCTGCAGTCATTACCGCCTTAGCGTTTGTAGAACTGAAAGTTAATGAAGTACTCAACTCCAATACGTACTCTCCTGGAACAGAAAAGTTATCATCTAAAACAATATCCTCCGTGTAATCTTTTTTCGTGAAAGCCGTCAATCCATACACCAATTCGTTGAAAGACTTATTAAGAATGCGAGTTACCTTATCAATATTTCCTTCATTATTCACATCCTGCACTCCACTCTGATCTTTAACGTCAGAGTGCATCAAATCTCCTGTTATATAAGCGATATTGCCTATATCATACAGGATAGCCTCTCTATTTAGCGTAATTGTTATCATGGAGCAGGAATAGTTCTTTCCGGACGAGTTCTTTTATTTAAGGCTTCTCTCAATTCCGCTAAATTATTAACCGATTTGTCGAAATAGACTTTAGCTTCATCCGGCTTAGTAATAGTAAACCATTCAAAAATGGATGTATTTAGAATATACTCATTAATAGCTGTTTTTACAGCATCCAAAACGGCTACATTAAAGTTATCCGGCATATCGAGGGCTACTTCTAGATTTCCTTCTTCTGTAATTTGAACATTATTGGCTGTAGTCCCAGTGCCTGATATAAAATTACTAAGTTTGGATTTCAATGCGTCTATTGCATTCCCAATTGAACGCAATAGTTGATTTAGATGCTCATCTTCTTCATTAGCTTGCATATTGGCCACCTGTTCATGGTTGTCTCCTGATTCTCGACTTCTACCTGTAAGGAAAGTCTTGTTCTGAATCTCATAAATAAGTTCAGATTTGTAAAGGGTAATTGTTACTGCTTTCATTTTATGATTTATTAATTAGGAATTATTCTAATTGGTTTTTTGCGAAAATAGATTTTTCGTTTTACCTCGTTTCCGTTCGATAGGGCTTCGTTCCTATAAAATTCCATCTGCTGGCTATTTGATATGGCAAACCATTTACTTGTAATCATATTTACGAAATATGAATTCAGTGCTCCTTCTATAGACGAAGTCAATAATGCGTCAAATGAACTAGGCATATCCATCACTACCTCATATACCTCAGCGTCATCTATGGTTTGTACATTAGACGGAATAGAAACAGATGATATAAATTGTTTAAATTCATCTGTTGAAGAATTACAAGCTTCTCTCCAAAATCTTTCAAGCATCAACTTGTCGTCGTCTGTAGTAAATACGCGGTCATACGATTTACCAGTGTCTTCTACTGTTTTTGAACCCACATACCCGGTAAGTTTGGATACCTCATCATATACAGCTGCCTTTTTTATGCTTATCGTTATATTCATAATTACAAAATTATCAATTTGATGCTCATACAAATGCTATGTATTATACCACTGCTTCTACTCAGCCGCTATACTTTTACGCTTCACTATCACTCGCCAAACCAGCTTTAATCTCGCTCAATATCGTTTCAAACACAGTAACATGCGGGGTAATATCCGTGTTTTCAGGGAAAGAGAACTGCTTGTTCCCGGATTCCTGAAACATGAGCCCGGCATACTCTTCTCTCTCGACTGTCTGCGTCCCGGTAGAGGTTGTTACTTCTTCACTTATCTTCTTGTACACATTACAATGCATTTTGATAAGATTTCCGTTATCGGCATTATAATCTACTTTGTATTTGAACTCTCCACTCTCGGCTGAACCAGCTACTGCGGTACTTCTTGATTCTTCTGTAAACATGATCTTTATTTTTTAGGATTAATAATTTCATCTAATACCGGACATACGGATTCCTGCACAAAAGCAAGAAAGCCCTCACGGATGTATCTGTTAAGGATAGCCGCCTGTCCCGCATCGACTTCTATCTCACCATCTTTATAAATACTGCGGGCCAGCTCCAACTCGCCTAGATCGGCCGTCTTTTGGTAGATCGTATTGCCGAGTTCCTTACTCAAATCAAGGGTACTCTTCTTTCCCTCGATGTTCTTTACTTCAATCTTTCTAAAATCAATCTTCATAATTATCTATTTTTATTAAATTAGCCAATCATTTAAATTTATTATTTGAAACATAAAATCTCCATCATTTCTACTAGCATCATCGGAAGTATCAACAATAAATGATACATTGGTTGTTGATTCAATAGTCGCTTTTATTGGACAATTAGTTTTATTATATGACTGTCCATATCCTGTAAGCATAACGCCATATTGACCGCTGATTAATCCCCATGCACTAGAGAAACTAATTCTATATCTACCTTCATCTAATCTTCCAACTGATAACGTGGAACCATCGAAAGTAACACATGAAGCAAACGTAGCCGTAGCATTAGTTCCATGGACTATACCTTGAGCTAATAACTTTAGTTGTTTACCATAACTATGCTCAGTCATTAAATCAACTCGTCTAACAACTATCCAACCATAGAAAGTAGATGTATCCCCATAGCCCATCAGTTCTATTAATTCTCTTGATATATTTAATTGAGTTTTAGCTTTACCATCCTCATAAAAATATTTAGCTGATGGAGCATTTAGTGCAGCTTGTCCTGTTGAAACAGAACTTCCCCATTTATAATTGCAAATACAAATACACCGGCCACTTTGATTAATATCCCAAGGAATATTATATCCATATTGCCATGAACTTCCACTACTTAACATTACTACATTATCATTATAATCAACTGATATATCTGATACATAGGTAAAAGGGTTACGTAAACTTCCTTTTACTGTTGCATTAGTTATAGTCAGATTACTAATAATAGCATTCTGGGCATCAATCGTTTTAGCTGATAAACCGTTGGTCACTATCGCATCTGCATCAATAAGCGAAGTCCTTATTTTATTACCATCAATAATAGTATTATAAGTACTTACTTTAGATACCATATCCGCATAACTGGCGTAACCTAATTTTAATGCTATATTATTTTTAGCTGCTAATTCTGCTGTATCTGCATAACCTTGTGCTGCAGTTTGAGTAGCTAATGAGTTAAATATAGTAGCACCACTTATATCAATATTATGACTAAGTATAGATATAGTGTTATTAGTTAATGATATAGATGATGTTATTTCTGCTGTAGTTGGACGAAGAGCAATAGATGCGTCTACATCTTCTGGCGCTGGTGTATATGTCGTACATTTGGAACCTCTTTCTAATTTAAAATTGCAAACTGTTAATACGCATGATATAGTTGGATTTATATCAACAAATCCATAATATGGATCTCCAAGATATCCTGTAGTATATAAAGCTTCGTTTGAAAACCAATACCAAGTATTTGCTAATGCTAATGTTATTATTTTAGGATGATTGTCACAAACATCAATATTTAATACTGTGTTAACTATTGTAGATTTTACCCAAAAAGATAATGAATAAAACCCAATATCAGATTGTGTCCAATTAAGTATTCTAATATTATTGTTTGCTACAATCGTTATTTCTTTTCCAGTGTTATCATTATATTTACCACTAACGACTGCACCGGGTATATTTGCAAATCGTATTAAATTTCTTCCGCCAATTTCTATATTATTAACAGCAGTTTGAATACTACTAGATACAGTTAAATTAATTGCCTCAGGAGTTATACTAGCTTCTGCTGTATTTAATCTATTATTAATACCAGTAACAACACTTGATTCAGCTTTAGCAGAAATTGAATTATCTAGCTGAGTCATTTTAGTATTATAAGTTGCTGTCGGTACTGCATTGTTTGCTGTTGTTTGAGCAGCAGTTATTGCAGAATCAACATCTTCTGGGGCGGGTGTATAATCGGTAGCTTTGTTACCACGTTCTAATTTAATATTCCAAGTTTTAACATTGCCATGAGTACTTGATAATGGGGCAGCATATAATCCTAAAGCAACTGGATTTGTTCCAGAAGGACATATTCCAGTTGTATACCAACGACCATCACTTCTCTTTTTAAAAGAACTCATAAAAGCAGGATAAACCCCATTATAATTAACATTAAGGTACCAATCACTACAACCAGAACTTTCTAAATCTCCGTTAAAAGATAAAGTATAATATTCTCCAACTATTAATTTAGTAGCATCATGTAAGTATAAATTTCTATGTATATAACTGTTATTTTCTAATATAGCTTGAGAATATAATGATCTAAGTAAATTAGTGCCACCAACCTGAACATTATCAACAGCAGTTTGAATACTGCTAGACACAGTAGATATTATAGCAGCATCAGTTATCTTTAACTCAGCCGCTTGCAATCGCTGCGTTACATCCTGCTGATCTTGTTCATACGTTGAACTACTAACTTTAAGAGATATACTATCTTGCAAGGCTTGTATATCACTTTGATAGGTGGTAGTCTTGAATGTATTAAGCTTGCCATCAGAATATGTATTAGCTGAAGTTTTAACAGCATCATATATAGTATTCAAAAGGTCTGTTCTCGCATCATAGTATGCTTTAAAATTCGCTCTGAATGTTGCAGCAACGATGGTACTTGTTGTTGTTAAACTAGCTATTAAAGGAGTAATATATGAATTTAACGCATTATAAGCAGTTGTATAAGCAGTTGTTGATACAGAATATGAATTAGCCTTAGTGATATTTTTACTATACTCACCTGTGATATTATTCCATTCTGTAGCTACAGATTGTTTTTCAACTGCTGTTAATTTACTATCTGATGCAATGTCTGCAAGCAATGAGTTAGCTGTATTAGCATCTGATTGTGCATTTGCAGCAGCATCTTTTGCTGTTTGCGCTAACGTGTCATCTGTGTATTTACTCGCCTTCCCCCAGTCGGACGCTGTATATGATCCGCTCGTTCTTGCCGTTATGCACCGCATAATTTCTCCTGATGATCCTTGCGCCCATAAGTCGCCAATATCATAAGGAATAGTCGGAGTACTAACGAATACTCTTCTTTTTCCATCCGCGGTATCTTGTGCAGCAGCAGCATCTGCCAAAGCTTTTGTTACGTCAGTATCAGTAATTTTTTGCCAGCTGTAGATACCAGAGCTTAATAAATAACGATAAGAATATCCGGAAGTAGTATCATAAAATAAATCTCCTAAATGCTGATTTTTAAGGGCTATAGTTGTCCAATTTGAAGCCGGAATATTAGATGTTGTTGGAATATAATTATAAAACCATGTGGTTATGCTACCGTCTATCTGAGATTGCAACCCATTAATGTCGTCATTGTAGGATACTTTATCTACAAAATCCAATAATTTAGTATCAGCATAATCCTTAGAAGCTTGTTCAGAATCATTAATAGCGGTTTCAACAGTTTTACCAGAAAGCAATCTAAAAATTCCCTTAAGATAAACATTCATTCCATATAATCCGCTACCTGACAGTACTCCAAAATCAACATCAGTAATTCCGGTTAAATTACCAGTACGGTTAATCAACTTGCCAACTAATGAATATGAATTAATACCTGCATAATCATCTCTATAAGGTGCATCAATGCCCACAGAGCAATCAATTTGTGCGCTTTGTCGGCTAGTATTAGTACGATTACCTAATACGGCTACATTATCCCCAGCATCAGGTTCAGCACTGCCAGCTTCGCAATCTGATTTGGAGAGATTAAAATATCCTACGCCTGCCGAAGTGACCTTACGCCAATAACGCTTCATGACAGTACCTGTAAACAGTTGGCACAATATTTGGTCATCAGCAACAAAATCATCCGTAGAATCATGCTCACATTTCCAATACGTACCACCATCGGTTACTTTTACTAATTTACCTCCAGCAGCTGAACGAATTATCATTCCACCTTGATGAACAACCTTTTGAACAACTAATTCAAATATGGCAAACGTTTTACGTATAGTTAGTTTATCAAACTCACCATTCCATAATCCATTATCATCTTTCCAAATTTTAAAACCTTCACCAAGAAAACCAGATACAAATGTTTCTGATGAAATATATTCATGGATTATTTGATTCATTATATCGGCCGTATGCTGAACAGTCATATGATGAATAGTGGCAAGATTTTCTACTACCTCATTTAGCGTAGTAAGCGTTTCTGATACTTCTACATCTTTTGCTTTTGCTGTGTTTGTAACATTCAAAGAATCTGCTTTTGCGGCCCGGTAACTTCCAATTCAGCAACCGTTGCCTTGATACGTGCAATAAGATTTCTTACTTCCGCATCGCCGTCTTCACTAATCGATGCAGTGTTGTCGCCAATGAGCAACCCTTTCAAGAAGGTTATGAGCTCGCTCGCCGTATCTTCCTTTGTTTTATTCAAGTATGTATCATCTACCGTTTTTAAAGCCTCTATAATAGCGGCGTCTATCTCTGCAATTGTGCGAAGCGATGATAAAGTATTCTCGTCGGAAAGGTCTGTATCTACGTCAGTCTTGCTAATTATCCGCTTGCGTATCTCCAATAACGTACGCAAAGAGGATAACACATTTTTATCTGACAATGATGCACTTTCTACTTCCTTTATTATTTGTATACTATTCCCAGAATCTACCACCGCAGTGGCGGCACCACCTCCTGCTGATGTCACTACTGCTCCTTGCGGGTAGTTCTTGCTCCTCGGTGTTGCCGGTATTCCTTTGTTTTTTATGACTATCATAACTCAAGCATTTGAATTTCAAATTTATCGGCTTGGAAATCTATCTCACCCCCCGTAGGGATGAATCTCTTATTAACCATGTAATTGTCTGACAGGATTGTAAACGGAGATAATACATGGCTATATAATAGCTGCTGAGTTAGCTTTAACCTGGGAGCGGCATATCTTCCTATTATACGCCTTATCAACTGTTCTTCTAATCTTATTAATCGATTTTCTATTATAGAATATAAATTATTGGTTAGATAATCTGCCCCTAGCAAAACCTTTGAATATGATAGATTATCATAGTTATATGAACTTATTTTATTATCTATTTCATCCAATTCGTTGATGTAATTTTCAGCAATAACGTTTTCATATATTCTGTCAGCATCATCATCTGTTTTATAATCATCATCTAATTTATACTGCAGCGATAATCCTTTAAGAAAATACCCTTTTAAATATGAATATGGATAATCACTAGCCCCATCTTTCCAATGTATCCCAGCCATCTCAAAAACTAATCTTCCATATATAGGTTCTGTTAGAGGAATCACAACACCCGATAATCCATCATAGCCATCGTTCAAAGATCTATCATTATCTACCTGCACGAAACCGCCTTTAGCTAAATCATTCTCATTAAATCCAATATTAAAAGTAGCAGTTACATCTGCAACCCATTCACTCCCATTCCAAAACTTATCTCCTATAGATAGTCTGCATTTAATATATGGTTTTGGTGTTTTTGTAAAAGATTTACTTATTGTACTCATGTCATTGTTTACGCAGCCCTGCATATAACAATCGAGCGCTATTGCGCCATTCCCGTATATGCACGATGGTAAATCGCTTGAAAATGAAATAAGCTTAGTGGATTGTCCTAATGCTCCTGCTCCGCTTTGTACACATCCTCTGACCTGAATCAATTCTTCAAAAGAATAATCTACTATATCAGGTGTTCCGTTTGTTATACTGTATATCTGTCTTTTAATTGGTAAAGCTCCAAGTAATCTATTAGCAGATGTTCCGTATGCATCATCAGTGTTATATGTCGATAAATCTGTAACCTCCGATAAATTAACTTCGCTGAAATGTCTCATTGAATATATATTTGGGTAAAAAAACCTTTTAGCTAATCCTTTAGTGTTATCTGTCGGCCATATCGTATCAGTCATATAATGTAACTTGGTCAATGAATCATAATCTTCAGTAGGGAACACATCACCCACATTGTAATTGGAAGTCTTAACCGAACATTTATTGTATCCTCCTAAAATGCCTAATGTGTGACCATTCCCACCGAAATTTATATCCTGTACATTCATCTCATTTTTTGTGATGACAGTGTGTGTACTAAAGTCCGTAGAATATTCCCAATAGTCCCCTGCATGGTCTATGTCAACGAAATAAAGTTTCCCTTTCCAATCTTGGCACGTCCAGTTCAGAAACTTACAAATTTCTTCTAGGATTTCCTTTAACGTCATTGCTTTATCATCTTCATCAAAAAAATTTTGTTCTGATATCTTCATTTGCTCTAATACATTCACTGCATTAGCATAATCTGATGCATTCTTAGCATACACGTGAGGTAATATTATACTTTC containing:
- a CDS encoding DUF4406 domain-containing protein is translated as MKRKKMYVSGAISGYSPILVKTKFNEAERVVSALGFSPVNPLNNGIDECHSWTIHMIADILILIRCRHVYFQKDWEYSRGAMIEFKIAKCLKMKLYFETKSYFVNKTKWHVVENGDKTYRVSHKR